From Woronichinia naegeliana WA131, the proteins below share one genomic window:
- a CDS encoding S9 family peptidase, whose protein sequence is MTEIQTASFGAWKSPINADAILAGSIGLGAVALDQGGIYGLESRPTEKGRSVLVQYYADGSQTDLTPAPFNVRTCVHEYGGGSFLIVNGTIYFSHFADQQIYWQTADQEPRSLTREANKRYADFILDEARNRLIVVCEEHGDNGSEPSNYLATVDLATGTVQTLTSGYDFYSSPRLSPDGHQLTWITWQHPDLPWDSTQLWLADLNEEGQLENIVCLAGQTEIEAISEPKWSPDGMLYFVSDRGGWWNFYCYNGGEIEAVYLAEAEFAYPHWVFGLSTYLFLNDQQIICTYSQNGCWYLGELNLDSRQLTTFTLPYSDFSSLTHQGETVFFIGSSPTSSAAIIAFNVVSQDYRVIKRSSDLTIDVNYISVPEAIRFPTEKGLTAYAWYYAPKNPDYQAPLGELPPLVVKSHGGPTAASSNSLSLKIQYWTSRGFAYLDVNYGGSTGYGRAYRQRLDGQWGIVDVDDCVNGAKYLVNQGKVDPQKLAISGGSAGGYTTLAALTFRDTFKAGASHYGVSDLEALAKDTHKFESRYLDRLIGKYPEEQALYQARSPIHFTDKLACPVVFFQGLEDKIVPPNQAEMMVEALKQKGLPVAYVAFAEEQHGFRMAANIKRALEGEFYFYSQIFGFTVADEIEPLEILNLTPSQ, encoded by the coding sequence ATGACTGAGATCCAAACTGCCTCTTTTGGTGCCTGGAAATCACCCATTAATGCTGATGCCATTTTAGCGGGAAGTATTGGTTTAGGAGCCGTTGCACTGGATCAGGGTGGGATCTATGGGTTAGAGTCCCGACCGACGGAAAAGGGTCGTAGTGTCTTAGTTCAATATTATGCTGATGGTAGTCAAACGGATCTTACGCCAGCCCCCTTTAATGTACGAACCTGTGTCCATGAATACGGTGGTGGTTCTTTCTTAATTGTCAACGGCACAATTTATTTTAGTCATTTTGCAGATCAACAAATTTATTGGCAAACGGCAGATCAGGAACCGCGATCGCTGACTAGAGAGGCTAATAAACGTTATGCAGATTTTATTTTAGATGAAGCAAGAAACCGTTTAATTGTGGTCTGTGAAGAGCATGGGGATAATGGTTCTGAACCCAGTAATTATTTAGCGACCGTCGATCTAGCCACCGGAACCGTTCAAACCCTAACGTCAGGCTATGATTTTTATTCTTCTCCTCGCTTAAGTCCTGATGGTCATCAACTGACCTGGATTACCTGGCAGCATCCTGATTTGCCCTGGGACAGTACCCAATTATGGTTAGCGGATCTGAATGAAGAAGGGCAGTTAGAAAATATTGTTTGTCTAGCTGGTCAGACGGAAATTGAAGCAATTTCTGAACCCAAATGGTCGCCGGATGGGATGCTCTATTTTGTCAGCGATCGCGGTGGTTGGTGGAATTTCTATTGTTATAATGGCGGAGAAATTGAAGCCGTTTATTTAGCTGAAGCCGAATTTGCCTATCCTCATTGGGTGTTTGGTTTATCGACCTATCTTTTTCTCAATGATCAGCAAATAATTTGCACCTATAGCCAAAATGGTTGTTGGTATTTGGGAGAACTGAATCTAGATAGCCGACAGTTAACAACCTTTACGCTTCCCTATAGTGATTTTTCCTCATTAACCCATCAAGGAGAAACGGTATTTTTTATTGGTAGTTCTCCGACTAGCTCTGCGGCGATCATTGCTTTTAATGTGGTCAGTCAAGATTACCGAGTCATTAAAAGATCGAGTGATTTGACAATTGATGTTAACTATATTTCCGTGCCTGAAGCGATTCGTTTTCCAACCGAAAAAGGTTTAACTGCCTATGCCTGGTATTACGCCCCTAAAAACCCTGATTATCAAGCTCCTTTAGGAGAATTACCTCCGCTCGTTGTTAAAAGTCATGGTGGCCCCACCGCCGCATCTTCTAATTCTCTGAGTTTAAAAATTCAATATTGGACGAGTCGAGGATTTGCCTATTTAGATGTTAATTATGGTGGCAGTACGGGTTACGGTCGGGCCTATCGTCAACGTTTGGATGGCCAATGGGGAATTGTGGATGTGGATGACTGTGTGAATGGGGCTAAATATTTAGTCAATCAGGGCAAAGTTGATCCGCAAAAGTTGGCCATTTCGGGTGGTAGTGCGGGGGGTTATACGACCTTAGCCGCTTTAACTTTCCGAGATACCTTTAAGGCCGGAGCCAGTCATTATGGGGTCAGTGATCTAGAAGCTTTAGCCAAAGATACCCACAAGTTTGAGTCTCGTTATCTAGATCGTTTAATTGGTAAATATCCTGAAGAACAAGCTCTTTATCAGGCGCGATCGCCCATTCATTTTACCGATAAGTTAGCCTGTCCAGTGGTCTTTTTCCAAGGTTTAGAAGATAAAATTGTGCCGCCTAATCAAGCAGAAATGATGGTTGAAGCGTTGAAACAAAAAGGTTTACCTGTTGCCTATGTGGCTTTTGCGGAAGAACAACATGGTTTTCGCATGGCGGCTAATATTAAACGAGCATTAGAGGGTGAATTTTATTTTTATTCACAGATTTTTGGATTTACCGTAGCAGACGAGATCGAACCTTTAGAAATTTTAAATCTTACCCCGTCGCAATAA
- a CDS encoding ISAs1 family transposase — protein sequence MKLRPKYRLVEHFAEIDDPRIERTKRHKLIDILTIAILAVICGAEGWVAMESFGKAKHQWLKKILELPNGIPSHDTFARVFASLNPEQFQDCFLHWVKSIAEVSEGEVIAIDGKTLRHSYDNANGKGAIQMVSAWATANRLVLGQCKVESKSNEITAIPKLLKMLEVKGCIVTIDAMGTQTKIAQQIVGRGGDYVLALKGNQGNLCEDVEQLFAHAQSVNFVGIKHDFHQTIDKGHGRIEIRRCWTMEQTEFLLGGEKWAKLTSICMIKAERRLKDKTEYETRYYISSLPSNAQKLSQSVRSHWLIENSLHWVLDLAFNEDACRIRKDFAPENLAVLRHIALNLLTKENTLKLGIKNKRLRAGWDEDYLLKVLLG from the coding sequence ATGAAACTCCGACCCAAATATAGACTGGTAGAACACTTTGCCGAAATAGATGACCCTCGCATCGAACGAACAAAACGGCATAAACTCATTGATATTCTAACGATTGCCATCTTAGCCGTTATTTGTGGAGCAGAAGGTTGGGTAGCCATGGAAAGTTTCGGCAAGGCTAAACATCAATGGCTAAAAAAAATTTTGGAATTGCCGAATGGCATCCCCTCCCACGATACGTTTGCGCGTGTATTTGCTAGTCTGAATCCAGAGCAATTTCAAGACTGTTTTCTGCATTGGGTCAAAAGTATAGCGGAGGTAAGTGAAGGAGAAGTGATAGCGATTGACGGCAAAACCCTTCGCCACTCCTATGACAATGCCAACGGAAAGGGCGCAATTCAGATGGTAAGTGCATGGGCAACAGCAAATCGTCTAGTACTAGGACAGTGCAAGGTGGAAAGCAAATCGAATGAAATCACGGCGATTCCTAAACTCCTGAAAATGCTAGAGGTCAAAGGTTGTATCGTAACGATTGATGCCATGGGAACTCAGACAAAGATTGCCCAACAGATAGTAGGGCGAGGGGGAGATTATGTTTTGGCATTGAAAGGCAATCAAGGTAATTTATGTGAGGATGTTGAACAATTATTTGCTCATGCTCAATCGGTTAATTTTGTGGGAATTAAGCATGATTTTCATCAAACAATAGACAAGGGACATGGACGGATTGAAATTCGCCGTTGCTGGACGATGGAACAAACAGAATTTTTGCTGGGTGGGGAGAAATGGGCAAAGTTGACGAGCATCTGTATGATTAAAGCGGAGAGACGATTGAAAGACAAAACAGAGTATGAGACTCGCTACTATATCAGTAGCCTGCCGAGTAATGCTCAAAAATTATCCCAATCTGTTCGTAGTCATTGGTTGATAGAAAACTCTTTACATTGGGTTCTAGACTTGGCCTTCAACGAGGATGCTTGTCGCATTCGTAAGGATTTTGCTCCTGAGAATTTAGCCGTCTTACGCCATATCGCTCTTAACTTGCTCACAAAGGAAAATACTCTGAAACTTGGTATCAAGAATAAACGGCTACGCGCTGGTTGGGACGAGGACTATCTCCTTAAGGTTTTACTCGGATAA
- a CDS encoding ISAs1 family transposase: MSINQLSALHRQNQWVGLATVVMVKSKTQFGHKTTETFRYYISSLPTDAERHSHVIRSHWSIENSLHWVLDVTFNEDASRVRQGNAADNLGLLRRLSINLLKHEPSQKSLKMKRYLAAMDNNFLLQVLAASSRE, translated from the coding sequence GTGTCAATCAATCAGCTTTCCGCATTGCATCGCCAAAATCAGTGGGTCGGTTTAGCAACTGTTGTGATGGTTAAAAGTAAAACTCAATTCGGTCATAAAACAACAGAGACGTTTCGCTATTATATTAGCAGTCTTCCTACGGATGCCGAACGTCATAGCCATGTGATTCGTTCTCACTGGAGTATTGAAAATAGTCTGCATTGGGTTTTAGATGTCACTTTTAATGAGGATGCGAGTCGAGTGCGTCAAGGTAATGCGGCTGATAATTTGGGCTTGCTCCGTCGTTTAAGTATTAATTTGCTTAAACATGAGCCATCTCAAAAAAGCTTGAAGATGAAGCGTTATTTGGCGGCGATGGACAACAATTTTCTTCTACAGGTTTTAGCAGCTAGTTCACGGGAGTGA
- a CDS encoding IS630 family transposase (programmed frameshift), with protein MLKTYIVRLSQEERQTLKDLVSIGKGAAYKIKHANILLNIDVNGQGWTDEEAAAAFSCHRNTVANLRERLVNEGVESALSRKPRKTPPRQPIIDGEVEAKLIALRCGEPPAGQARWTLRLLADKAVELEIVPAISHETVRPSVKKNELKPHLRQMYVIPPEKSAEFVSNMEDVLEIYHRPYDPNCPVICMDEQPIQLVKETRLPLPAKPGQPEAHDYEYERNGTANIFMFTEPLSGWRKTVVSERRTSVDWATEIKNLLDNDYADNDKVILVCDQLNTHKLASLYEAFEPSTARRLVERLEIHHTPKHGSWLNIAENELSAMTRQCLARRIPDRETLEQETTAWYTQRNHSQKSVDWQFTTAEARIRLKRLYPQIEN; from the exons ATGCTCAAGACCTATATTGTCCGATTAAGTCAAGAAGAACGTCAGACCCTAAAAGATTTGGTATCCATCGGCAAAGGAGCGGCTTACAAAATTAAGCACGCCAATATTCTGTTAAACATTGATGTGAATGGACAAGGATGGACGGATGAGGAAGCTGCCGCCGCCTTTAGTTGTCACCGTAACACAGTCGCCAATCTCAGGGAGCGATTGGTCAATGAAGGTGTGGAGTCAGCATTAAGCCGCAAGCCCCGCAAAACGCCGCCTCGTCAACCGATTATTGATGGAGAGGTAGAAGCAAAACTAATCGCCTTACGTTGTGGAGAACCGCCTGCTGGTCAAGCCCGTTGGACATTGAGGTTACTAGCCGACAAGGCGGTCGAGTTAGAAATTGTGCCAGCAATTAGTCACGAAACCGTGCGTC CAAGTGTTAAAAAAAACGAACTAAAACCTCATCTGCGACAGATGTACGTGATTCCACCAGAAAAGAGTGCCGAATTTGTGTCTAACATGGAAGATGTTCTAGAAATTTATCACCGACCCTATGACCCCAATTGTCCAGTGATTTGCATGGATGAGCAACCTATACAATTGGTCAAAGAAACCCGCCTTCCTCTACCAGCCAAACCTGGACAGCCAGAGGCGCATGATTACGAATATGAACGCAATGGAACAGCCAATATCTTTATGTTTACAGAACCCTTGTCTGGGTGGCGAAAGACAGTTGTCAGTGAACGTAGAACATCGGTTGACTGGGCAACAGAAATTAAGAATTTACTCGATAACGACTATGCTGATAACGACAAAGTCATTTTAGTATGTGATCAGCTAAATACTCACAAACTTGCCTCACTATATGAAGCATTTGAGCCTTCCACGGCTCGTCGTCTAGTCGAACGGTTGGAAATTCACCATACCCCAAAACATGGCAGTTGGCTTAATATTGCTGAAAACGAGCTGTCCGCAATGACTCGGCAATGCCTAGCTCGTCGAATTCCAGATCGGGAAACTTTAGAGCAAGAAACAACGGCTTGGTACACTCAGCGCAATCATTCCCAAAAGTCGGTAGATTGGCAATTCACGACGGCTGAGGCTCGTATCCGTCTCAAGCGTCTTTATCCACAAATAGAAAATTGA